In Paracoccus aerodenitrificans, the following are encoded in one genomic region:
- a CDS encoding DUF2332 domain-containing protein: protein MNPVRAAFADQARSCRTLGSDLTGHILDLLGRELQSDQGEVARRILGWQGDVTSRGASVPLRLAGALHGLVLDHKAPQLAAAYADRDVSAGLLLDSIAGHEERILDWLDRAPQTNEVGRAATLIAGAKFALDQLAAPMKLAVKELGASAGLNLNFCDYGTDTGAEIIGRDDVLVTDCTWRGPHPGTQDLHSVSRRGVDLAPPDRNQPTRLRAYIWADQPQRLARLDAALAHAGNHPPELEQGDAAAWIEKEILSQQGVLTFIYHTVAFQYFPADTQQRVNHRLEEAGGLATRDAPLAHLSMEADDRRNGAALTLRIWDGADRVWDLGRADFHGRWIDWSPMLR, encoded by the coding sequence ATGAACCCGGTCCGCGCCGCTTTTGCCGATCAGGCCCGGTCCTGCCGCACTCTCGGTTCTGATCTGACCGGGCATATCCTTGATCTTCTGGGCAGGGAATTACAGTCCGATCAGGGAGAGGTCGCCCGCCGCATCCTGGGCTGGCAGGGCGATGTGACCTCGCGCGGGGCATCGGTGCCGCTGCGGCTGGCGGGGGCGCTGCACGGGCTGGTGCTGGATCACAAGGCGCCGCAGCTTGCCGCTGCCTATGCTGACCGGGACGTGTCGGCCGGGCTGCTTCTGGACAGTATCGCCGGGCATGAGGAACGCATTCTCGACTGGCTGGACCGGGCTCCCCAGACCAATGAGGTTGGCCGCGCGGCCACCCTGATCGCCGGGGCAAAATTTGCGCTTGATCAACTGGCGGCCCCGATGAAGCTTGCGGTGAAGGAACTCGGAGCCAGTGCCGGGCTTAACCTGAATTTTTGCGATTACGGGACTGATACAGGGGCAGAAATCATTGGCCGCGATGATGTTCTGGTCACGGATTGCACTTGGCGCGGACCGCATCCCGGGACGCAGGATCTGCACAGCGTCTCACGGCGCGGGGTGGATCTGGCACCGCCCGATCGCAACCAGCCGACCCGCTTGCGTGCCTATATCTGGGCCGATCAGCCGCAACGGCTGGCCCGGCTGGATGCCGCTCTGGCCCATGCAGGCAACCATCCGCCCGAGCTGGAACAGGGCGATGCCGCGGCATGGATTGAGAAGGAAATCCTGTCGCAGCAAGGTGTTCTGACATTTATCTATCACACCGTGGCATTCCAGTATTTCCCGGCAGATACGCAGCAACGCGTCAACCATCGACTTGAAGAGGCAGGTGGCCTTGCGACGCGGGACGCTCCGCTTGCGCATCTGTCGATGGAGGCAGATGACCGGCGGAATGGCGCGGCCCTTACCTTGCGTATATGGGACGGAGCAGACCGGGTCTGGGATCTGGGACGGGCAGATTTCCACGGACGCTGGATCGACTGGTCGCCCATGCTGCGATAA
- a CDS encoding DNA cytosine methyltransferase, giving the protein MKQEQSVNKYSVVSMFSGCGGMDLGLLGGFDYLGKRFKRNPFEIVWANDLNPFACDTYEYNLKHKIHRGSVWDHIDHMPDQCDLLIGGFPCQDISINGKRRGISGERSGLYRAMVEAVRRMRPKMFVAENVRGLLYAYNRESLETVIKDFTSLGYEVSYKLYLTADYGVPQSRERVLIVGVLDGVSSFNAPKEVTPKGSWITSREAIRDLETAPQDDEYSHIWSLAKRSGDQGGRMLNPDRPSPTIRAECHGNNSFHYSLPRRISMREAARFQSFPDSFSFKARLRETERMIGNAVPPVFAWHIAQSIKEALNTFDDSKVLVAAE; this is encoded by the coding sequence ATGAAGCAGGAGCAGAGCGTGAATAAATATTCTGTCGTATCAATGTTTTCCGGGTGCGGCGGTATGGATCTCGGGCTCTTGGGGGGGTTCGATTATCTGGGCAAACGCTTCAAGCGGAATCCGTTTGAAATCGTATGGGCCAACGACCTCAACCCCTTTGCTTGCGATACATATGAGTACAACCTCAAGCATAAAATCCATCGGGGTAGCGTTTGGGATCACATAGATCATATGCCTGATCAATGTGATCTTTTAATAGGTGGATTCCCATGCCAAGACATATCCATAAACGGAAAGCGCCGTGGTATCTCTGGTGAGCGTTCGGGCCTTTACCGTGCGATGGTTGAGGCCGTTCGGCGGATGCGACCGAAAATGTTTGTCGCTGAAAATGTGCGCGGCCTACTTTACGCGTATAACAGAGAAAGCCTTGAGACCGTTATTAAAGACTTCACCTCTCTGGGGTACGAAGTCAGCTATAAGCTTTATCTGACGGCCGATTATGGCGTTCCTCAAAGCCGTGAACGGGTATTGATTGTCGGCGTTCTGGATGGAGTTTCGTCCTTTAATGCGCCGAAAGAAGTGACGCCGAAGGGAAGCTGGATTACGTCCCGTGAGGCCATCCGGGATTTAGAGACTGCGCCGCAGGATGATGAGTACAGTCATATATGGTCTCTGGCAAAGCGCTCCGGCGATCAGGGTGGTCGTATGCTGAACCCGGATCGTCCCTCGCCCACTATCCGGGCCGAATGTCATGGCAACAACTCGTTCCATTATAGTCTGCCCCGGCGTATCTCCATGCGAGAAGCCGCGCGTTTCCAGTCATTTCCCGACAGCTTTTCATTCAAAGCAAGGCTCCGAGAAACCGAGCGAATGATAGGAAACGCAGTTCCGCCGGTTTTCGCTTGGCATATTGCCCAATCAATAAAAGAAGCATTGAACACATTCGACGACAGCAAAGTGCTTGTCGCCGCCGAATAA
- a CDS encoding IS110 family transposase has product MKEVSIIGVDLAKQVFQLHGATAEGEVVFRKKLSRKQFLAFMQRHPGCLVAMEACATAHYWARTLAPIGHEVRLIAPKFVKPYLKNQKNDMADAEAIAEAASRPTMRFVEVKTPEQQGLGMIFRLRNLLVGQRTQTINALRGHLAEFGLIAGKGRENIDKLRAALEPGHDGTKDLPPAVHHMAQLCFDQIDDLSRRIAELDAQIAAASKRSPFSARLQKMPGVGPVTAMALAAFAPPMETFRQGRDFSAWLGLVPRQHSSGGKQRLGRTSKSGQRDIRRLLIIGAMAVISGAKIKPPAENSWLGRMLARKPRMLAAIALANKMARMLWAMITKDEEFRGGPLMAN; this is encoded by the coding sequence ATGAAGGAAGTCTCGATCATCGGCGTTGACCTGGCGAAGCAGGTCTTTCAACTGCACGGAGCGACAGCGGAAGGCGAAGTCGTGTTTCGCAAGAAGCTGTCGCGCAAACAGTTTCTTGCGTTCATGCAGAGGCACCCCGGATGTCTCGTTGCCATGGAAGCCTGCGCGACAGCTCATTATTGGGCGCGGACGTTGGCGCCGATCGGGCACGAGGTGCGCCTGATCGCCCCGAAGTTCGTCAAGCCGTATTTGAAGAACCAGAAGAACGACATGGCGGATGCCGAGGCCATCGCGGAGGCGGCCAGTCGACCGACCATGCGTTTCGTCGAGGTGAAGACACCGGAGCAGCAGGGTCTCGGCATGATCTTTCGGCTGCGTAATCTTCTGGTCGGGCAACGGACGCAGACAATCAACGCCTTGCGCGGACATCTCGCCGAGTTCGGGCTCATCGCCGGCAAGGGGCGCGAGAACATCGACAAACTGCGGGCCGCTCTGGAACCGGGCCACGATGGGACGAAAGACCTCCCTCCGGCCGTTCATCATATGGCACAGCTCTGCTTCGACCAGATTGATGACCTGTCCCGACGGATCGCCGAACTTGACGCACAGATCGCGGCGGCGAGCAAGCGGTCGCCTTTCTCTGCCCGGCTGCAGAAGATGCCCGGGGTTGGCCCGGTTACGGCGATGGCATTGGCCGCTTTCGCCCCGCCTATGGAGACGTTCCGTCAGGGGCGTGATTTTTCGGCCTGGCTTGGCCTCGTTCCACGACAACATTCCAGCGGTGGCAAGCAACGGCTCGGTCGCACGAGCAAATCCGGGCAGCGGGATATCCGAAGATTGTTGATCATCGGTGCCATGGCAGTGATCTCCGGTGCCAAGATCAAGCCGCCTGCGGAAAACTCCTGGCTGGGGCGTATGCTGGCCCGCAAGCCCCGGATGCTTGCGGCCATCGCGTTGGCGAACAAGATGGCTCGCATGTTGTGGGCCATGATAACGAAGGATGAAGAGTTTCGAGGGGGACCGCTGATGGCAAACTGA
- a CDS encoding ATP-dependent Clp protease proteolytic subunit: MNDPAEFYMNTLVPMVVEQTSRGERAYDIFSRLLKERIIFVSGPVHDGMSTLICAQLLFLEAENPSKEISMYINSPGGVVTSGLSIYDTMQYIRPRVSTLVIGQASSMGSLLLCAGEKGQRYSLPNSRVMVHQPSGGYQGQATDILIHAQETQKLKQRLNEIYVHHTGQSLEAVEEALERDRFMSPEEAKDWGLIDEVLSPRGKADPDAK, encoded by the coding sequence ATGAACGATCCGGCAGAATTCTACATGAACACGCTTGTTCCCATGGTGGTCGAACAGACCTCTCGCGGGGAACGGGCATACGATATTTTCTCACGGCTGCTGAAGGAACGGATCATTTTCGTCTCCGGCCCCGTCCATGACGGGATGTCGACGCTGATCTGCGCACAGCTTCTGTTTCTTGAGGCGGAAAATCCGTCCAAGGAAATTTCAATGTATATCAATAGCCCGGGCGGGGTCGTGACCTCTGGCCTGTCGATCTATGACACGATGCAATATATCCGCCCGCGTGTGTCGACGCTGGTGATCGGTCAGGCATCCTCGATGGGGTCGCTGCTGCTGTGTGCCGGTGAAAAGGGTCAGCGTTATTCGTTGCCGAACAGCCGGGTCATGGTGCATCAGCCCTCGGGCGGGTATCAGGGGCAGGCGACCGATATCCTGATCCACGCGCAGGAAACCCAGAAGCTGAAGCAGCGGCTGAACGAAATTTACGTTCATCATACCGGGCAATCGCTTGAAGCGGTCGAAGAAGCGCTTGAGCGTGATCGTTTCATGTCGCCGGAAGAGGCGAAGGACTGGGGTCTGATCGACGAAGTACTCAGCCCGCGCGGCAAGGCTGATCCTGACGCTAAGTAA
- a CDS encoding DUF4893 domain-containing protein, whose amino-acid sequence MRKTAIIAAFTACLSLPLSAQESTVLEDGTPVRPDDADKLAMFSTHFTGALRVAFAQGQSGDIADLVDSLSGAAMPADDAIEALQGDWKCQTIKAGELSALVVYAPFDCRIEGNIFEKSTGSQRTRGAIHRDSGRLIYLGTGFVQGSEVPAYADLPTDPLSSPNPGQIWSDIALVEAVTPNRARLIFPDPALESQMNVLYLTR is encoded by the coding sequence ATGCGCAAAACTGCGATTATCGCCGCATTTACAGCCTGTCTTTCCCTGCCCCTTTCGGCGCAGGAAAGCACCGTTTTGGAAGACGGCACCCCCGTCCGGCCCGACGATGCCGACAAGCTTGCCATGTTCAGCACGCATTTCACCGGGGCCCTGCGGGTGGCCTTCGCACAGGGACAGTCCGGCGACATCGCCGATCTGGTAGATTCTCTCAGCGGTGCCGCGATGCCCGCAGATGACGCAATCGAGGCTTTGCAGGGTGACTGGAAATGCCAGACGATCAAGGCGGGAGAGCTGTCCGCTCTGGTCGTCTATGCTCCTTTCGATTGCCGTATCGAGGGCAATATTTTCGAAAAATCAACCGGCTCGCAGCGGACGCGCGGCGCGATTCACCGCGACTCGGGGCGGCTGATCTATCTGGGCACGGGCTTCGTTCAGGGCAGCGAGGTTCCCGCCTATGCCGATCTTCCCACCGACCCGTTGAGCAGCCCGAATCCGGGTCAGATCTGGTCCGATATCGCGCTTGTCGAAGCCGTCACGCCCAATCGGGCACGGCTGATCTTTCCCGACCCGGCGCTGGAATCGCAGATGAACGTTCTTTACCTGACCCGTTAG
- a CDS encoding DUF2237 family protein has translation MEASRNVLGTALVPCSTDPMTGFYRDGCCNTGPEDAGRHTVCVIVTAEFLALSKYLGNDLTTPRPEYHFPGLKPGDRWCLCAARFLQAAQEFAAPKVVLEATHARSVDIIPLELLRTHATEAG, from the coding sequence ATGGAGGCTTCACGCAATGTTCTCGGCACCGCACTTGTGCCTTGCTCGACCGATCCGATGACCGGATTCTATCGCGATGGCTGCTGCAATACCGGTCCCGAGGATGCGGGCCGGCACACAGTCTGCGTCATCGTCACGGCAGAGTTTCTTGCCCTGTCGAAATATCTCGGCAACGATCTGACCACACCACGCCCGGAATATCATTTCCCCGGCCTGAAACCTGGAGATCGCTGGTGTCTCTGCGCCGCAAGGTTCCTGCAGGCCGCGCAGGAATTCGCCGCGCCGAAAGTCGTGCTGGAGGCGACACATGCGCGGTCGGTTGACATCATCCCTCTGGAACTTCTGCGCACACATGCCACAGAGGCCGGATAA
- the pth gene encoding aminoacyl-tRNA hydrolase: protein MKLIVGLGNPGAKYEGNRHNIGFMALDRIAADHGFSPWRARFQGQVSEGRLGSSRVTLLKPGTFMNLSGQSVGEAMRYLKLTPDDVIVFHDELDLAPGKCRTKTGGGHAGHNGLRSIHQHIGEAYHRVRLGIGHPGHKDRVAPYVLSDFAKSDQDWLDDLLRGISDGAEALATGDAPGFQNKVALRVNPGRGGGTGPSSDTRQAAQPRLVPKPKEKPAETAPQSLTDKLQSLARRFR from the coding sequence ATGAAACTGATCGTCGGACTGGGCAATCCGGGCGCGAAATATGAAGGAAACCGGCATAATATCGGTTTCATGGCGCTTGACCGGATCGCAGCGGATCACGGGTTTTCGCCGTGGCGGGCGCGGTTTCAGGGGCAGGTCTCGGAAGGACGGCTTGGATCTTCGCGTGTGACCCTGCTGAAACCCGGCACGTTCATGAATCTTTCCGGGCAGTCTGTGGGCGAGGCGATGCGCTATCTGAAGCTGACCCCGGACGATGTGATCGTGTTCCATGACGAGTTGGACCTCGCGCCGGGTAAATGCCGCACCAAAACCGGCGGAGGCCATGCCGGTCACAACGGTTTGCGCTCGATCCATCAGCATATCGGAGAGGCCTATCACCGGGTGCGGCTCGGCATCGGGCATCCCGGCCATAAGGACCGCGTTGCGCCCTATGTCCTGTCGGATTTCGCGAAATCCGATCAGGACTGGCTGGACGATCTTCTGCGCGGCATTTCCGACGGAGCCGAGGCTCTGGCCACGGGCGATGCGCCCGGCTTCCAGAATAAGGTAGCGCTGAGGGTCAATCCGGGGCGCGGTGGCGGGACCGGGCCGTCATCCGATACGCGGCAGGCCGCCCAACCCCGCCTTGTGCCGAAACCCAAGGAAAAACCGGCTGAGACCGCGCCGCAGAGCCTGACGGACAAGCTGCAATCTCTGGCGCGGCGCTTCAGATGA
- a CDS encoding IS5 family transposase (programmed frameshift) — protein MSNLFWLTDAQMERLKPYFPKSHGKPRVDDRRVLSGIIFINRNGLRWCDAPTDYGPAKTLYNRWKRWSENGTFARIMVGLAAESAEHNTIMIDATYLKAHRTASSLRIKKGGGGRQIGRTKGGMNTKLHAVTDAKGRPIGFFMSAGQVSDYTGAAALLNSLPEADWLLADRGYDADWFRDALKNKGIKVCIPGRKSRKKPVKYDKRRYKRRNRIEIMFGRLKDWRRVATRYDRCPETFFSAILLAATVIFWL, from the exons ATGAGCAACCTTTTCTGGCTGACTGACGCGCAGATGGAGCGTCTGAAACCCTATTTCCCGAAATCCCACGGCAAGCCACGCGTTGACGACCGGCGTGTCCTGAGCGGCATAATATTCATCAATCGTAATGGCTTGCGATGGTGCGACGCGCCGACGGACTACGGCCCCGCCAAGACGCTCTACAACCGCTGGAAGCGCTGGAGCGAGAACGGGACCTTCGCCCGGATCATGGTGGGCCTCGCCGCCGAGAGCGCCGAACACAATACGATCATGATCGACGCGACCTATCTGAAAGCGCACCGCACGGCCTCGAGCCTGCGGATCAAAAAAGGGGGCG GCGGGCGCCAGATCGGGCGAACGAAAGGCGGCATGAACACGAAACTGCACGCCGTCACCGACGCGAAGGGCCGCCCGATAGGGTTCTTCATGTCCGCCGGACAAGTCAGTGATTACACCGGGGCAGCGGCACTTCTGAACAGCCTGCCGGAGGCGGATTGGCTGCTGGCCGATCGGGGCTATGATGCCGACTGGTTCAGAGATGCCTTGAAAAACAAGGGGATAAAGGTTTGCATCCCGGGTCGGAAGTCGCGCAAGAAACCCGTCAAATACGACAAGCGGCGATACAAACGCCGCAACCGCATCGAAATCATGTTCGGCCGACTCAAGGATTGGAGGCGCGTCGCCACCCGATACGACCGTTGCCCCGAGACCTTCTTCTCTGCAATCCTGCTCGCCGCGACCGTCATCTTCTGGTTATGA
- the trpB gene encoding tryptophan synthase subunit beta, with protein MTDRINSFSQGPDGQGRFGIFGGRFVSETLMPLILDLEAEYDRARNDPAFKAEMGDLWEHYVGRPSPLYYAPRLTEELGGAKIYLKREELNHTGSHKINNVLGQILLARRMGKTRIIAETGAGQHGVATATVCARFGLKCVVYMGATDVERQAPNVFRMRLLGAEVVAVTSGKGTLKDAMNDALRDWVTNVRDTFYCIGTVAGPHPYPRMVRDFQAVIGRETREQIMRAEGRLPDTVIACIGGGSNAMGLFHPFLDDPEVGIIGVEAGGHGVDERMEHCASLTGGRAGVLHGNRTYLLQDENGQILDGHSISAGLDYPGIGPEHAWLHEQGRAEYVYVTDQEALEAFQLLCRTEGIIPALEPSHALAHVSKIAPDLPKDHLMVVNLSGRGDKDIFTVAKHLGVEIDAGG; from the coding sequence ATGACCGATCGTATCAACTCTTTCAGCCAGGGCCCGGACGGGCAGGGGCGTTTCGGGATTTTCGGCGGGCGGTTTGTCTCGGAGACGCTGATGCCACTGATTCTGGATCTGGAGGCGGAATATGACCGCGCTCGCAACGATCCCGCCTTCAAGGCCGAGATGGGCGATCTGTGGGAACATTATGTCGGTCGCCCCAGTCCGCTTTATTACGCGCCACGGCTGACGGAAGAGCTGGGTGGGGCGAAGATTTACCTCAAGCGCGAGGAACTCAACCACACTGGCAGCCACAAGATCAACAACGTGCTGGGACAGATCCTGCTGGCGCGGCGCATGGGCAAGACCCGGATCATTGCCGAGACCGGGGCCGGGCAGCACGGGGTGGCGACGGCGACGGTCTGTGCGCGGTTCGGGCTGAAATGCGTGGTCTATATGGGCGCGACCGATGTCGAGCGGCAGGCTCCGAATGTGTTTCGGATGCGGCTTCTGGGGGCTGAGGTCGTGGCGGTCACCTCGGGCAAAGGGACGCTGAAGGATGCGATGAACGATGCGCTGCGCGACTGGGTAACCAATGTGCGGGATACGTTTTACTGCATCGGCACGGTTGCGGGGCCTCATCCCTATCCGCGCATGGTGCGTGATTTTCAGGCGGTGATCGGGCGGGAAACGCGCGAGCAGATCATGCGGGCCGAGGGGCGGCTGCCGGATACGGTGATCGCCTGTATCGGCGGCGGCTCGAATGCGATGGGGTTGTTTCACCCGTTCCTCGACGATCCCGAGGTCGGCATTATCGGGGTCGAGGCTGGCGGTCACGGCGTCGATGAGCGGATGGAGCATTGCGCCTCTCTGACCGGAGGGCGGGCAGGGGTGCTGCATGGCAACCGCACCTATCTGTTGCAGGATGAGAACGGCCAGATCCTCGACGGGCATTCGATCAGCGCCGGGCTGGATTATCCCGGTATCGGGCCGGAACATGCCTGGCTACACGAACAGGGCCGTGCCGAATATGTCTATGTCACCGATCAGGAGGCGCTTGAGGCGTTCCAGCTTCTTTGCCGGACCGAGGGGATCATTCCCGCGCTGGAACCCAGCCATGCCCTCGCGCATGTCAGCAAGATCGCGCCGGACCTGCCGAAAGATCATCTGATGGTGGTGAATCTGTCAGGACGCGGGGACAAGGATATTTTCACCGTCGCCAAACATTTGGGCGTTGAGATCGACGCGGGCGGCTAA